Proteins from a genomic interval of Spea bombifrons isolate aSpeBom1 chromosome 4, aSpeBom1.2.pri, whole genome shotgun sequence:
- the TERB2 gene encoding telomere repeats-binding bouquet formation protein 2 produces the protein MLPKKMFKGKTAWFSQSVDGELSGLWEAEGGIITTHHHAEYLFSSDASHCDTKRIHNSLEYVENMATVFHASYIQAKTRSSTEKSVFLGHFILPPESVQEEIKRKIGSFIWEQSNLLSAEQDSVEIKDHTLQVQDLNTSTRGVPCSKEKPCQLSECDIRSEHLGSVEADVDEMMYYTLQNYPVNNMLTGYVSIDEMEKFTGELLDFIPNGSEYLAFCVHDFCG, from the exons ATGCTGCCGAAGAAGATGTTCAAAGGAAAGACAGCATGGTTCTCTCAGAGTGTAGACGGAGAGCTGAGCGGCCTCTGGG AGGCTgaaggaggaataatcacaaCTCACCATCATGCAGAGTATCTTTTCAGTAGCGATGCCTCTCACTGTGATACCAAACG gATTCACAACAGCCTAGAGTATGTTGAAAATATGGCTACTGTATTTCATGCCAGTTACATTCAAGCAAAGACAAGGTCCAGCACAGAGAAATCGGTGTTTTTGGGGCATTTCATCCTCCCCCCAGAAAGTGTACAGGAAG aaatcaaaagaaaaattgGAAGCTTTATTTGGGAGCAGAGCAATCTGCTTTCTGCGGAACAGGACAGTGTGGAAATAAAGGACCATACTCTACAGGtg CAGGATTTGAATACCAGTACCAGAGGCGTGCCTTGCAGTAAAGAGAAGCCATGCCAACTATCTGAATGTGATATAAG GAGTGAGCATTTAGGGTCAGTTGAAGCAGATGTGGACGAAATGATGTACTACACCCTTCAGAATTATCCAGTAAATAATATGTTGACAG GTTATGTGTCCATTGATGAAATGGAAAAGTTCACAGGGGaattgcttgattttatacccAACGGTTCTGAGTACCTGGCATTCTGTGTTCATGATTTCTGTGGTTAG